Sequence from the Festucalex cinctus isolate MCC-2025b chromosome 21, RoL_Fcin_1.0, whole genome shotgun sequence genome:
gtgtcaaaggtaagatttaaatATTATATGCATATAGTTAAatgttggaagggcttaaaataccatgGTGTAATCCCTTTTAATACATCTGCTTTTCTCCTCACAGGTATTAAAGGAAATCTGCAACGTGTGTTTATTTAAATGAACACACATAACGCATAAAGAAGACGTTCCAGATATTGCGAGCCGCTGTCGACCAAAGGTTGATCTTCTGACCTACCCAAAATGAGGTTTCGGCTGACTAAAAAATGTATTCAGTGTTTGGGTGTTACCTTGGTCATTAATACTCTTTTGGTTTCCATGCGGGTGCTGTCAGCTGGAAAGAATGACACAAATGATCAAACTAATCAAGGCACAAGCTCAACTGATACAGTAAAGTTGGATTTTTCTGGGTCGCTGTCAGACCTGATGCGATCCATCAACAGAGCTAATTTCAAGCAACATATTTTGAACGCTGAGCGCTTTCCAGGGGAGCCCCAGCTGGTGCTGGTCGTGCAGGTCCACAACAGACTGGAATACCTCCAACTTCTCATCAAGTCTCTGGAGAAAGCTGCAGAGGTCCACAGCTTCCTCCTCATCTTCAGCCATGACTATTTTTCATCAGAAATTGACGCCATTGTGCAAGGCATCACTTTCTGCAAGGTACTGCAAATTTATTTCCCTTTCAGCACTCAGCTGTATCCCACTGAGTTTCCTGGGCAGGATCCACGGGACTGCCCGCGGGACATATCCAAAGACGATGCCATCAAAACAGGATGCCTCAATGCACAGCACCCGGACTCTTACGGACACTACAGAGAAGCCTCCGTCACTCAAACCAAACATCACTGGTGGTGGAAGTTGCACTTTGTGTGGGAGCGAGTGCAAGCGATGCAGGGCTACGGCGGATTTGTCATATTTCTGGAGGaggacaactacattttgccaGACTTTTTCCATTTATATCAACCAGTGGTTGAGTACAAGAAGAACAGCTGCCAGGATTGTGATATGCTGGCTTTGGGAAACCATAATGACTTCACTGGTTTCCCCACA
This genomic interval carries:
- the LOC144010309 gene encoding alpha-1,6-mannosyl-glycoprotein 2-beta-N-acetylglucosaminyltransferase-like isoform X1, with the translated sequence MRFRLTKKCIQCLGVTLVINTLLVSMRVLSAGKNDTNDQTNQGTSSTDTVKLDFSGSLSDLMRSINRANFKQHILNAERFPGEPQLVLVVQVHNRLEYLQLLIKSLEKAAEVHSFLLIFSHDYFSSEIDAIVQGITFCKVLQIYFPFSTQLYPTEFPGQDPRDCPRDISKDDAIKTGCLNAQHPDSYGHYREASVTQTKHHWWWKLHFVWERVQAMQGYGGFVIFLEEDNYILPDFFHLYQPVVEYKKNSCQDCDMLALGNHNDFTGFPTLSNKVSTTTEWIKSNIGIAISREVYYKMMACSSDFCTYDDYNWDWTLQHLSGTCISKPIKVLVVHGSRVLHTGDCGLHQKQNCRPEWASQKIEEALAIAKDSLFPSSLVLTAPEVAQNKDHVKNGGWGDVRDHILCKSYAKLLR
- the LOC144010309 gene encoding alpha-1,6-mannosyl-glycoprotein 2-beta-N-acetylglucosaminyltransferase-like isoform X2, which produces MRSINRANFKQHILNAERFPGEPQLVLVVQVHNRLEYLQLLIKSLEKAAEVHSFLLIFSHDYFSSEIDAIVQGITFCKVLQIYFPFSTQLYPTEFPGQDPRDCPRDISKDDAIKTGCLNAQHPDSYGHYREASVTQTKHHWWWKLHFVWERVQAMQGYGGFVIFLEEDNYILPDFFHLYQPVVEYKKNSCQDCDMLALGNHNDFTGFPTLSNKVSTTTEWIKSNIGIAISREVYYKMMACSSDFCTYDDYNWDWTLQHLSGTCISKPIKVLVVHGSRVLHTGDCGLHQKQNCRPEWASQKIEEALAIAKDSLFPSSLVLTAPEVAQNKDHVKNGGWGDVRDHILCKSYAKLLR